One Mytilus trossulus isolate FHL-02 chromosome 5, PNRI_Mtr1.1.1.hap1, whole genome shotgun sequence DNA segment encodes these proteins:
- the LOC134719255 gene encoding uncharacterized protein LOC134719255, with the protein MGLWLDTADVRACARLQRPLHLMVNNTVRRNHEDTEYNAQVIECQTQNHSGLAPARAVKMRKGLGGQVVVTPSREWAFSHLIPPSWMKPTTGEGSGGKYLTRKDLWRIAQYCWRYQQYPK; encoded by the exons ATGGGCCTCTGGTTGGATACAGCGGATGTCAGAGCCTGCGCACGCCTGCAGCGCCCTCTTCACCTTATGGTCAACAATACGGTTAGACGTAATCACGAAGACACAGAATACAACGCCCAAGTTATAG aatGTCAGACTCAGAATCATTCAGGTCTTGCTCCAGCGAGGGCAGTGAAGATGAGGAAAGGTCTTGGAGGCCAAGTAGTTGTAACTCCCAGCCGGGAGTGGGCATTCAGCCATTTGATACCACCATCTTGGATGAAGCCAACCACAGGAGAAGGGTCAGGAGGGAAGTACCTGACCAGGAAGGACCTGTGGAGGATCGCACAGTATTGCTGGAGGTACCAGCAATACCCCAAGTAA